Genomic DNA from Gossypium hirsutum isolate 1008001.06 chromosome A01, Gossypium_hirsutum_v2.1, whole genome shotgun sequence:
ttacaaaattaaaaaaagaatgaatGGAACTCAAGCTTGAGATGAGcctatttttaaacatatattttgtTCGAACTAATTTTTTGAGCTTaatattttagaataaattttctaaaacaagaaaattaaaaaagagtTTGAAAGTCGTAATTGAAGCAAATAATTAAGATGCTCTATCTATACTAATTCAATGATAtccatttattataataatatttgagaTGCTCTAGttacaatttctttttcattttattgcaattttaataattattcaaaCTATATTTTTGTTGGATGTggtattttctaaataaaataaaattaatcatttcaatatcacttaagacaaaaataaaataaaatcaatttaaaattagaatATGGTTTTGGAGCCAGTTTACTAATCAAACCAAACTAAAATAGTCAACAAAGAAAAGAAGAGTCCGTCAGCAAGTTACTTGTTATGGTATAAAGGAATAACATGGACAGGAAACATGTTTGCCTGTGAGTAAATTGGTCAATGTGGATCAATTTAAATCCAGtatataaattttaagatttttaaattatttttgctttGAGTTTAGATCATTTTTTACCAGAGTTAATTTTTTCATAATGCAATATCACTAATAAGCATAGTTTTTCCATTGTACTTCCTGTCGAGGAAGATGAGCCTCACATTCAAGCACTTAGGAACCAAAATACAAGGCTTAAAACAGATTATCAGCCAACTGATTAGTTTCCTAGGTAAATCTAATATAAATattgcatatatgaaattatgaatgCACCTATGGGTTTGGAGAATATGCAAGGCTGAAACAATAACAGCTAACTTCAAAACAAATCATATTCAGGATACAACTTTCTTTGATTCCCATCTACTATATACAGTAGTTTACAAGAGCATCCATGTTAAGCAGGGATGGATCCATAAAAGAACTCATTCAATAATTGTTTCAAATTCGAAAGATGATTAAGAATAACTAGCTAATGAGAAACATCAGCCTGCTTTTGATGTTCTTACCACTGGTGGGAGGATAACGGAATCAAGATTCTTTGGATAGGGAGTCCACAAGCCAAATCCGCCTCGACTCTCTTTCATGCTACTACCATTTCCCTTAAATTCGCTCAAACTTTTAATCCACTCTACTTTAGAAGAATGCTCTCGAGTATGCAGGTGCAAGACAAATAGTGAATTGTACTCGCAATTCTGAAACATAAAGAACTTAAACAAGCCCCTTAACCTGTAAACAATGTAGCCAAAGCTAAGCTGGTCTCTTGGTGTGAAGAGATTGACTTCGTTGAACCACAAGCAATTGAACAAATTATTCAGAGCAGTATGTTCCCTTATAATTATGGCTCCCTCAGGCACGTCTGCACTTGGTTATGACGAAATATTTAGTTTGCATTGACAGAACTAATAACAAGAATATTACACATTCTTTATGAACTCAGATTTCGTGTAAGAATAATATGTATCCCTTCGTACCACTAATAGTATTTTTCTTCAAACTCCATGGCTCCATTCCCTCATAGTAATATATATTCATCTGCAGATCAATAAGAGGTCTGGCATATCGCTTTATCCGTTTGTTTGCATCAGCCTCCTCATATATACTCTTATGATGTTTGTGCCGAGCAATCGCATAAGTATGTTTATCATGCCATAAGTATCTgccaataagaaataattcaatcTAACAGCTTCTGCATCATGATAATAATTCAAACTTCATATAGCTTGGGAGAAATAAATCAGTAAGTCCTTACCAGAAAGGTTATTGGTTGAATGCTTTCTTTCAAACAGGTAAAATTTATGTTATATCAAAAGATCATAATGCATGCTTCTCGCAAATTTAGATTCTTTAAGAAAAATCTTAACTCAATCTATCAGCTTCTTTAAGAAAAATCTTAACTCAATCTATCAGCAATCATCGATCACATGGTCACCTATTGCATTTAAGACACAATTATTACTACAAACAGAATATTAACTAACTTCAAAGAGTGCCATAATAAGGCCACTCTTTAGCAAAACCCATAAACCTAAAGTAATTGTATCATTTCCTCTAATTCATTCACAGGGAAAATTATGTAAGCTGCAAAGTTCTTAACAATTCATTAACTTGAGAATTTACCTAATTTATAAATAGTTATATCCATGGTGCGTGctttaataaattaaaagagATTGTCTTTCCGCTAATTCATCAACAGGGAGACAATATGGAAATGGCAAAGTTCTTAACAATTAAACAACACATAAATATACCTTTCGAGAATAAGCAATGGATCAACTATCAGCTCCATTTTACCATCAATCCATATGCTGTACTGTGCTTCAGGGAATAACCTGTGGGTTAAAATTTTGGGAACCTTCCCATTCCTTCTAGGTTCATCATAAGGTAGATGCTTCAATGGGATAAGCCTCCATATGCCTACCCACATCCCCTTATCTCTATCTTTCCTGACGGTCACATTCTTTTTAATAAACTTGAGAGATACTTCATCAACAACCATCAGAAAACAGAAGAGCTTCTTAGAACGAATACTTATATTTGATGGTTGATGAGGTACATCATATCCATCAAAAGTCCCAGATGCAACCACAAACCTACATTTCTTGACATATTCAATATTCGTCCTCAACATATATGATACGAAGCCTAATGAATTAGGGAAAAAGAATTGTTTCTATCCCCGGGATCTAGGCCATTATTTTCTTTAGTTATGAATAAGAGCAGGGGattaaaagcaaataaaataagTTCTACCTTCATATTAGGCTTTAATTTGAAACTCTTTTCTCTTTGCAGCCAGCTTTGGTTACCTCCAAATAATGGGAAGGTATGAGATCCATTGTTAACCAAATCCTCTTCCTCAATATAGGTTAAACCTTTAACAATTACATCTGGTGTTTTTCCATCTGGAATAACTATTTTCTCAGGGTCACTGGCTAATGGAATTGGACAACCTATTTGATCAATTTACAATCAATTTTAATAGTATAAAAGCAGAGAGATCAGAGTTTAGGAAAAGAAGAGTCTGCATGACCTTACGATGTTCTGCTTTTGGAGTCAATCCATGCAAGTCCTTCGAGATGAATACCTTGCTCTCTTTGTTACAAATAGCTGCATAAAAGAGGAACAATATATCATTTCAAACCAATTATGAAACATGGTTACAATTTGCAGACCATAATTTTAGGTTGCACAGGACATTTTCACCAAGAATGGATGTAACCTATGACTACTCGAGAATTAGTGAAGCACATGGAAAGGAAACAAAGCAACTTCTGAATTGCTTTGTAGGAAATTCCCTAATATAGGAAAGGACCACACCAATCTTTTTCCAAGTATAACcagattaattaattaacaaatccAAAGGACATCACTTCATCAAACCATGTCTTAACATAGATGTTGAAGTAACAGCATTCATTATATATATGTGCTCTATAGGCTAATGCTGGAACATCTTTCCGGTTTTAGGAACTAACACAAGCCACCAACCTGAGCCTAGTTCGCTCACTGGACTCATTGGCAACTAGATCAGAATCCATTAAAATATTTGATCAAAGTACCAGAAAAGTATTAACTCCGTTCATTCTCCTAACTTGTGTGTATCCAAAGGGTAACAGGAAGCCAATTACTTAAATCCAAATGAAGAAAAATGTACAAATATACCAAAGTGAACATAGGCCAAAAAGAAGAATGGAACCAGACCTGAAAAGAAAGAAAACGAAGATTGGCAAGAAAAAACATGAAATAGTAATCCAACAAGAATAACCAACATCCATAGAATGCCTGCGACAAAAACCAATCGAATAAAGCCTTGCTTCCACATGATCTTGATGGGATTATCTTGAGGCAACCTCCTAGAAGAAAGAAAACCACCTCCATCATCTGCATCAAGACAATCAGAATCTGCATATCTACATCTCATCAAGTGATTCCAATGATCATAATCCATAAACCAAAACATGTAACAATTACAAAAATTACCCTCCATTTTAAAGAATACAAAGATATAATAAGTACAACATAAACCAATGCCATAATCATAACCCAAATTTTTATTCCATCAACATATGTGAAGAAAAGATACTATGGATTTTGTTCACCTGTAGCATACGGGTGTTGATTATTACGTTCTCCTCTACGGCTTAAGCGAAAGGAGAGAGGCCGTTGAA
This window encodes:
- the LOC107947275 gene encoding probable hexosyltransferase MUCI70, which codes for MDTELQRPLSFRLSRRGERNNQHPYATDDGGGFLSSRRLPQDNPIKIMWKQGFIRLVFVAGILWMLVILVGLLFHVFSCQSSFSFFSAICNKESKVFISKDLHGLTPKAEHRCPIPLASDPEKIVIPDGKTPDVIVKGLTYIEEEDLVNNGSHTFPLFGGNQSWLQREKSFKLKPNMKKQFFFPNSLGFVSYMLRTNIEYVKKCRFVVASGTFDGYDVPHQPSNISIRSKKLFCFLMVVDEVSLKFIKKNVTVRKDRDKGMWVGIWRLIPLKHLPYDEPRRNGKVPKILTHRLFPEAQYSIWIDGKMELIVDPLLILERYLWHDKHTYAIARHKHHKSIYEEADANKRIKRYARPLIDLQMNIYYYEGMEPWSLKKNTISDVPEGAIIIREHTALNNLFNCLWFNEVNLFTPRDQLSFGYIVYRLRGLFKFFMFQNCEYNSLFVLHLHTREHSSKVEWIKSLSEFKGNGSSMKESRGGFGLWTPYPKNLDSVILPPVVRTSKAG